A window of the Candidatus Binatia bacterium genome harbors these coding sequences:
- a CDS encoding nucleotidyltransferase domain-containing protein has product MTIDTRPLASVFARYPVVAAYLFGSQATGTATALSDVDFAVVLEPGVSASGDVQAALISDLMLVLRRSDIDVVILNAAPPLLKERAISRGRLVYCRDDVARVRFEVAARREYFDTQPLRAAQDQALLDRYTAER; this is encoded by the coding sequence ATGACGATCGACACACGGCCTCTCGCGTCGGTGTTTGCGCGCTATCCAGTGGTTGCTGCCTACCTGTTCGGCTCGCAGGCAACCGGCACGGCCACGGCGCTCAGCGATGTCGACTTCGCCGTCGTCTTGGAGCCTGGCGTGTCCGCATCGGGGGACGTTCAGGCCGCCCTGATTTCGGATCTGATGTTGGTCCTGCGTCGCTCGGACATTGATGTCGTCATCCTCAACGCGGCGCCACCGCTCTTGAAGGAGCGCGCCATCTCGCGCGGCCGACTCGTCTACTGCCGCGACGATGTGGCACGGGTGCGCTTCGAAGTCGCGGCCCGTCGAGAGTACTTCGACACGCAGCCGCTGCGCGCCGCACAGGACCAGGCGCTGCTCGACCGCTACACGGCGGAGCGATGA
- a CDS encoding DUF86 domain-containing protein, translating to MAQTIPRSAFDSELSNQWMVEHGLQLAIECVLDISSHLVAGEQLGTPESYRQVIELLGEGGILPAEFVNRVRGMPGFRNILVHDYLRVDTAVVWDLLQRGPAQFREFIRHIAAHIRTLPGA from the coding sequence TTGGCGCAAACGATTCCGCGTTCGGCCTTCGACTCCGAGCTGAGCAATCAGTGGATGGTTGAGCACGGCCTCCAACTCGCCATTGAATGCGTATTGGACATCAGCAGTCACTTGGTTGCCGGGGAGCAGTTGGGTACGCCGGAGTCCTATCGCCAGGTGATCGAGTTGCTGGGAGAAGGCGGAATTCTGCCGGCGGAGTTCGTCAATCGGGTCCGCGGCATGCCTGGGTTTCGGAACATTCTGGTGCACGATTATCTGCGCGTCGACACGGCGGTCGTGTGGGACCTGCTGCAGCGCGGGCCAGCCCAATTCCGCGAGTTCATTCGGCACATTGCCGCCCACATCCGCACGCTCCCCGGCGCATGA
- a CDS encoding enoyl-CoA hydratase-related protein, with the protein MSWTNWERVQGPGLEFEEIIYEKKFHSESEGGVARVSINKPQKFNTMTLGTVDQMFRAFYDANHDTAIGAIIVAGVGKHFGAGGDVEWEKWGLREAFYNRYPHNRLVRLSRKPVIAAVQGYCLGGHNHFAYCCDFTIAAENAIFGQAGPRVSSPADGFFVPYLVKVVGAKRAREMWMLCRRYTALEAYEMGLVNKVVPLEQLEAEVDKWCEEMLQLSPGCLEILKAAFDQEMDGYADLGVISSQFYPDWFDTPEGKEGGAAFTEKRRPQFWKLRKQEREMRQALVKKYEKKEE; encoded by the coding sequence CGTTCAAGGCCCGGGGCTGGAATTCGAGGAAATTATCTACGAGAAGAAGTTTCATTCCGAATCGGAGGGCGGCGTGGCGCGCGTCTCGATCAACAAGCCGCAGAAGTTCAACACCATGACGCTAGGCACGGTGGACCAGATGTTTCGCGCCTTCTACGACGCCAACCACGACACCGCGATCGGCGCAATCATCGTCGCCGGCGTCGGCAAGCACTTCGGGGCCGGCGGCGACGTCGAGTGGGAGAAGTGGGGGCTGCGCGAAGCGTTTTACAACCGCTATCCGCACAACCGCCTGGTCCGCCTCTCCCGCAAGCCGGTGATCGCGGCGGTGCAGGGCTACTGCCTCGGCGGCCACAACCACTTCGCCTACTGCTGCGACTTCACCATCGCGGCGGAGAACGCGATCTTCGGGCAAGCCGGGCCGCGGGTGTCGAGCCCGGCGGACGGCTTTTTCGTCCCGTATCTGGTCAAGGTCGTGGGCGCCAAGCGGGCGCGCGAGATGTGGATGCTCTGCCGGCGCTACACGGCGCTGGAAGCGTACGAGATGGGGTTGGTGAACAAGGTGGTACCACTCGAGCAGCTGGAAGCGGAAGTGGACAAGTGGTGCGAAGAAATGCTTCAGCTGAGTCCCGGTTGTTTGGAAATTCTCAAAGCCGCCTTTGATCAAGAGATGGATGGCTACGCCGACCTCGGCGTCATTTCGAGCCAGTTCTATCCGGATTGGTTTGATACGCCCGAGGGCAAAGAGGGGGGCGCCGCCTTCACCGAAAAGCGCCGCCCGCAATTCTGGAAGCTGCGCAAACAAGAGCGGGAGATGCGGCAGGCGTTGGTGAAAAAATACGAGAAGAAGGAAGAGTGA
- a CDS encoding aspartate aminotransferase family protein, whose translation MKIPAQGMKREALFQQMEAYRAHDMPWRDGRTWAYIYDPGQEAEEVIKQAYMMYLTENALDPTVFPSTLRFETEVIAIAASHLKGDANVVGNFTSGGTESIILAVKTARDYARAQRPKITQPEMVLPATAHAAFQKAGHFLDVKAVLAPVDPKTFRADVTAMRQAITPNTILLVGSAVSYAHGVVDPIREIGQLALEHNLLLHVDACMGFLLPYFRRLGAPVPEFEFNVPGVTSISMDLHKYAFAAKGASTILYHNKDLRKYQMYACANWSGYTVINATVQSSKTAGPVAAAWAVLHFFGDQGYLEIARQVLDATRRVAAGIKQIDGLRLLSQPDMNLVAFTSDTVNVFHIIDEMKTLGWYVQPQLSFQSSKENIHLSINPASAKWVDAFLSDLRVCVEKARNLKSGELAATIKSALANVDPASLTEESLSQMLGMAGIQGNQLPERMADINEILNALPVSLRERLLIEFLNDLYRLQEG comes from the coding sequence ATGAAAATTCCCGCGCAAGGCATGAAGCGAGAGGCCCTGTTTCAGCAGATGGAAGCGTACCGCGCCCACGACATGCCGTGGCGTGATGGGCGCACCTGGGCCTACATCTACGATCCAGGTCAGGAGGCGGAAGAGGTCATCAAACAAGCGTACATGATGTACCTAACCGAGAACGCCCTCGACCCCACCGTGTTTCCCAGCACGCTGCGCTTCGAGACCGAGGTGATTGCCATCGCCGCCTCGCATCTCAAAGGCGACGCGAACGTTGTCGGCAACTTCACCAGCGGCGGTACGGAAAGCATCATACTCGCCGTGAAAACCGCGCGCGACTACGCCCGTGCCCAGCGCCCGAAGATCACTCAACCCGAAATGGTCCTGCCCGCCACCGCGCACGCGGCCTTTCAAAAGGCCGGACACTTTCTCGACGTCAAGGCGGTGCTGGCGCCCGTCGATCCCAAAACGTTCCGTGCCGACGTCACGGCGATGCGCCAGGCTATCACCCCGAACACCATCCTGTTGGTCGGATCAGCGGTCTCCTACGCCCACGGCGTCGTCGACCCGATCCGTGAGATCGGGCAACTCGCGCTGGAGCACAACCTGCTCTTGCATGTGGACGCCTGCATGGGCTTCTTGCTCCCGTACTTCCGCCGCTTGGGCGCGCCGGTCCCGGAGTTCGAATTCAATGTGCCGGGCGTGACCTCCATCTCCATGGACCTGCACAAGTACGCCTTTGCCGCCAAAGGCGCCTCCACCATCCTCTACCACAACAAGGACCTGCGAAAATATCAAATGTATGCTTGCGCCAACTGGAGCGGCTACACCGTGATCAATGCCACCGTGCAGAGTTCCAAAACGGCAGGCCCGGTGGCCGCGGCGTGGGCCGTCCTGCATTTCTTCGGTGACCAAGGCTACCTCGAAATCGCGCGCCAGGTGCTGGACGCCACGCGGCGGGTTGCTGCCGGTATCAAACAGATCGACGGCCTGCGCCTGCTTAGCCAGCCGGACATGAACCTGGTCGCCTTCACGTCGGACACGGTGAATGTCTTCCACATCATCGACGAAATGAAGACCCTCGGCTGGTACGTCCAGCCGCAGCTCAGCTTTCAGAGCTCGAAGGAGAACATTCACCTGTCGATCAACCCGGCGAGCGCAAAATGGGTCGATGCCTTTCTCTCTGATCTGCGGGTGTGCGTGGAAAAAGCACGGAACCTGAAGTCAGGCGAGCTGGCTGCGACGATCAAGTCCGCACTAGCGAACGTCGATCCGGCTTCGTTGACCGAGGAATCTCTCAGTCAGATGCTTGGCATGGCCGGAATCCAAGGCAACCAGCTGCCCGAACGCATGGCCGATATCAACGAGATCCTCAACGCGCTGCCGGTGTCTCTGCGCGAACGCCTGCTGATCGAATTCCTGAACGACTTGTACCGATTGCAGGAGGGTTGA